A window of the Halococcus agarilyticus genome harbors these coding sequences:
- a CDS encoding sulfatase-like hydrolase/transferase: MTDDPPNVLLIVADDQRFDTIGALGNERIATPTLDALVREGCSFTHHTNTGADGGAVCVPARSMLLSGHSLFQLEGPGGMTRSHPTLPEAFGRSGYRTFGTGKWHNGHEAFDRCFDEGRNVFFGGMGNHWNVPVTDRHPGKEHPQSKPTRGFTGTGSVWPRHERYDGHASGTHSSELFADTTIDFLEEHRRTGNERPFFAYVATMAPHDPRTCPGEFLAMYDHDEIPLPENFAPEHPFDIGWRGRDERLEDHPREPEKIRRHIADYYAMITHLDAQLGRVFDTLERIGEREHTIVVFTADHGLAVGQHGLMGKQNLYDHSVRVPLVLAGPGVPGAERRETLSCHYDLFPTLCDLAGVDVPDEVEGGSLVPTFDSPDTTLREHVFLAYEDVQRAIRGERYKLIEYRTGEGRTQLFDLESDPAETTNLAERDDHAAVRERLRERLRREQAAKSDPLSGG, from the coding sequence ATGACCGACGACCCGCCCAACGTCCTGTTGATCGTCGCCGACGACCAGCGCTTCGACACGATCGGCGCGCTGGGCAACGAACGCATCGCGACACCGACCCTCGACGCGCTGGTTCGAGAGGGGTGTTCGTTCACGCACCACACGAACACGGGTGCGGACGGCGGTGCGGTCTGTGTCCCCGCCCGGTCGATGCTGCTGAGCGGACACTCCCTGTTTCAACTGGAGGGTCCGGGGGGGATGACCCGCTCTCACCCGACGCTCCCCGAGGCGTTCGGGCGGAGCGGGTATCGGACCTTCGGCACCGGGAAGTGGCACAACGGCCACGAGGCGTTCGATCGGTGTTTCGACGAGGGAAGGAACGTCTTCTTCGGCGGCATGGGCAACCACTGGAACGTGCCGGTTACCGACCGACACCCCGGTAAGGAGCATCCACAATCGAAGCCGACCCGAGGGTTCACCGGAACGGGATCCGTCTGGCCCCGCCACGAACGGTACGACGGACACGCCTCCGGAACGCATTCGAGCGAACTGTTCGCCGACACGACGATCGACTTCCTCGAAGAGCACCGCCGGACGGGGAACGAACGACCGTTTTTCGCGTACGTGGCGACGATGGCACCACACGACCCGCGGACCTGCCCCGGCGAGTTTCTGGCGATGTACGACCACGACGAGATCCCGCTTCCGGAGAACTTCGCCCCCGAACACCCCTTCGACATCGGGTGGCGCGGCAGGGACGAGCGCCTGGAGGACCACCCGCGTGAACCCGAGAAGATACGCCGGCACATCGCCGACTACTACGCGATGATCACCCATCTCGACGCGCAGCTCGGCCGCGTCTTCGACACCCTCGAACGGATCGGCGAGCGAGAGCACACCATCGTCGTCTTCACCGCCGACCACGGTCTCGCGGTCGGCCAGCACGGTCTCATGGGCAAACAGAACCTCTACGACCACAGCGTTCGCGTGCCGCTCGTCCTCGCCGGCCCCGGCGTGCCGGGAGCGGAACGCCGGGAGACACTCTCCTGTCACTACGACCTCTTCCCGACGCTGTGTGACCTCGCCGGTGTCGACGTCCCCGACGAGGTCGAGGGCGGATCGCTCGTCCCGACGTTCGACAGTCCCGATACGACGCTCAGAGAGCACGTCTTCCTCGCCTACGAGGACGTACAGCGCGCGATACGGGGCGAGCGGTACAAACTGATCGAGTATCGAACGGGCGAGGGTCGGACACAGCTGTTCGACCTCGAATCGGATCCGGCGGAGACGACGAACCTGGCCGAACGCGACGATCACGCCGCCGTGCGCGAACGGCTCCGCGAGCGGCTTCGTCGGGAACAGGCGGCGAAAAGCGATCCGCTGTCTGGAGGGTAG
- a CDS encoding alpha-L-fucosidase translates to MATYRPEWESLESHSIPTWFKDSKFGVYFHWGPYSVPAHHNEWYPRNMYREGSDANEHHTRTYGDPSEHGYREFIPEFTGEAFDAERWVDLCEEAGAEYVGVTAMHHDGFALWDSDITEWNAVEMGPERDIVGELAEAVRDREMKFVAAFHHAFRWWYFPREEGYDTMDPEYAGLYGDPHEEGEEPPEEYYEEWRDLTNEVVDEYRPDLIWFDFAWGFQPFLEHDEYRRQVVSHYYNEAEKWGKEVDVAHKRQLPPGVGVVDHERSRREDLSIQSWLTDTSVDRESWGYVEDADFKSAETLVTGFVDRLSKNGNTLLNVGPRPDGTVPDEPAELLRELGDWFETNGESVFGARPGWVPGEGPTEVTSTEFEEASSVSFTPEDKRFLRNGETYYVALLDWPEDGEVTIETPLHRIVSEGNHSQPAIERIDLVGGPSDLNWHVADQPSDEIPFDRGDQTLSVDLPSDVDLDHAYVLRLSLASNSKT, encoded by the coding sequence ATGGCCACCTACAGACCGGAGTGGGAATCGCTCGAATCGCACTCGATACCGACGTGGTTCAAGGACTCGAAGTTCGGCGTCTACTTCCACTGGGGCCCCTACTCGGTGCCCGCCCACCACAACGAGTGGTACCCGCGCAACATGTATCGCGAGGGGTCCGACGCGAACGAGCACCACACCCGGACGTACGGCGACCCGTCCGAACACGGCTACAGGGAGTTCATCCCGGAGTTCACCGGCGAGGCGTTCGACGCCGAACGCTGGGTCGATCTCTGCGAGGAGGCCGGTGCCGAGTACGTCGGCGTCACCGCCATGCACCACGACGGCTTCGCCCTGTGGGACTCGGATATCACCGAGTGGAACGCAGTCGAGATGGGCCCCGAACGGGACATCGTCGGCGAGCTCGCCGAGGCGGTCCGCGACCGGGAGATGAAGTTCGTCGCCGCGTTCCACCACGCCTTCCGCTGGTGGTACTTCCCCCGCGAGGAGGGCTACGACACGATGGATCCCGAGTACGCGGGTCTCTACGGTGATCCCCACGAGGAGGGGGAGGAGCCACCGGAGGAGTACTACGAGGAGTGGCGGGACCTCACGAACGAGGTCGTCGACGAGTACCGGCCCGACCTCATCTGGTTCGACTTCGCGTGGGGGTTCCAGCCGTTCCTCGAACACGACGAGTACCGTCGGCAGGTGGTCTCACACTACTACAACGAGGCCGAGAAGTGGGGCAAGGAGGTCGACGTCGCGCACAAGCGACAGCTCCCGCCCGGCGTCGGGGTCGTCGACCACGAGCGCTCGCGTCGGGAGGACCTCTCGATCCAGAGCTGGCTCACCGACACCTCCGTCGACCGCGAGTCGTGGGGGTACGTCGAGGACGCGGACTTCAAGTCGGCCGAGACCCTGGTCACCGGGTTCGTCGACCGTCTCAGCAAGAACGGGAACACGCTCCTGAACGTCGGCCCACGCCCGGACGGAACGGTGCCCGACGAACCGGCTGAACTGCTCCGGGAGCTGGGCGACTGGTTCGAGACGAACGGCGAGTCGGTTTTCGGCGCACGGCCAGGGTGGGTTCCCGGTGAGGGACCGACCGAGGTCACGTCGACGGAGTTCGAGGAGGCCTCGAGCGTCTCGTTCACACCGGAGGACAAGCGGTTCCTCCGGAACGGGGAGACCTACTACGTCGCCCTGCTCGACTGGCCCGAGGACGGCGAGGTCACGATCGAGACGCCGCTCCATCGGATCGTCTCCGAGGGGAACCACTCCCAGCCCGCGATCGAACGGATCGATCTCGTTGGCGGACCGAGCGATCTGAACTGGCACGTCGCCGACCAGCCGAGCGACGAGATACCGTTCGACCGGGGCGATCAGACGCTATCCGTGGACCTGCCATCCGACGTCGACCTGGACCACGCGTACGTGCTGCGCCTCTCGCTGGCGTCGAACTCGAAGACCTGA
- a CDS encoding TIGR03560 family F420-dependent LLM class oxidoreductase, translated as MQFDWMVQCYAGAGVHRDTPMLETVERETIMRGVDTTVDAGFEGLWVPDHFMLGPKAEEYEVWTLLSALAERTTDVELGPLVGSITYRNPALLAKMATTVDVLSEGNLRLGLGAGWHEAEHAAYGFDFPDVDTRIEMLDEGVQVVKTMFTDDEPTFRGEHYRIENALNNPKPVQEPHPPIVIGGAGPRMLRLVARHADEWNVEISARARGKPIEFKVRKFDDYLESEGRDPEAVDRSWLAHVLVCEDQAQLDAYVDRIFPLPWGEEADMNSSLDDAEDAREKGSMLIGTPAQVGEQIERIRDLGFGKLQLMFLDFPETGGMELFADEVIPEFE; from the coding sequence ATGCAGTTCGACTGGATGGTACAATGTTACGCCGGTGCAGGCGTTCACCGCGATACCCCGATGCTGGAGACGGTCGAGCGAGAGACGATCATGCGGGGCGTCGACACCACCGTCGATGCCGGCTTCGAAGGGCTCTGGGTGCCGGACCACTTCATGCTCGGTCCGAAGGCCGAGGAGTACGAGGTGTGGACGCTGCTGAGTGCGCTGGCCGAGCGCACCACCGACGTCGAGCTCGGGCCGCTCGTGGGATCGATCACGTACCGCAACCCGGCCCTGCTGGCGAAGATGGCGACGACCGTCGACGTTCTCTCGGAGGGGAACCTCCGACTCGGTCTCGGTGCCGGCTGGCACGAGGCGGAACACGCTGCGTACGGCTTCGACTTTCCCGACGTCGACACGCGGATCGAGATGCTCGATGAGGGTGTGCAGGTCGTCAAGACGATGTTCACCGACGACGAACCGACGTTCCGTGGCGAGCACTACCGGATCGAGAACGCACTGAACAACCCGAAACCGGTGCAGGAGCCACACCCACCGATCGTGATCGGTGGTGCCGGCCCACGCATGCTCCGCCTCGTCGCCCGCCACGCCGACGAGTGGAACGTGGAGATCAGCGCTCGGGCCCGCGGGAAGCCAATCGAGTTCAAGGTACGGAAGTTCGACGACTACCTCGAATCGGAGGGTCGTGACCCCGAAGCGGTGGACCGGTCGTGGCTCGCACACGTCCTCGTCTGCGAGGACCAGGCACAGCTGGACGCCTACGTCGATCGGATATTCCCGCTCCCGTGGGGCGAAGAGGCCGACATGAACAGCAGCCTGGACGACGCCGAAGACGCCCGTGAGAAGGGGAGCATGCTCATCGGCACTCCCGCCCAGGTCGGAGAGCAGATAGAGCGGATCAGGGATCTCGGGTTCGGGAAGCTGCAGCTGATGTTCCTCGATTTCCCCGAGACGGGAGGAATGGAGCTGTTCGCCGACGAAGTCATCCCGGAGTTCGAGTAG
- the dgoD gene encoding galactonate dehydratase: protein MNVSDYELYYVPPGWTFLKLVTSDGTVGWGEATLSSYPSAVEGAVRDLLERTVLDIDTGSVRDIWEAMYRGSFYRGGPVLMTAIAGIDQALWDIKGKQCDLPVYELLGGAVRESIPAYQWVHGKNPRSPRGADPESLAEDAAEQVAAGFSTLKLMPLEDTGHVVSADDVRRAVERLDAVREAVGPSVDVALDFHGRVSAPAAKRLVDRMDAYDPLFVEEPVLPEHTERLPEIAAATTTPIAVGERIHSREGFSRAFDGGGVDVAQPDLSHVGGITEAVRIAELADARDVALAPHCPLGPIALASSLHVDAVSRNATVQEQVIHKERLRDVDAFDYVANPGALGVTDGAFDLPEASGLGVELDEEVLCERARENPTESSPVFRRSDGSVGET, encoded by the coding sequence ATGAACGTCAGCGACTACGAACTCTACTACGTGCCGCCGGGATGGACGTTCCTGAAGCTCGTCACGAGCGACGGCACGGTCGGGTGGGGAGAGGCAACGCTCTCGAGCTATCCGTCCGCGGTAGAGGGGGCCGTTCGGGACCTGCTGGAGCGGACCGTCCTCGATATCGATACGGGTTCCGTCCGGGACATCTGGGAGGCGATGTACCGCGGGAGCTTCTACCGTGGCGGCCCCGTTCTGATGACCGCCATCGCGGGCATCGACCAGGCGCTCTGGGATATCAAGGGCAAGCAGTGTGACCTCCCGGTGTACGAACTGCTCGGCGGCGCTGTTCGGGAGTCGATCCCCGCGTACCAGTGGGTCCACGGGAAGAACCCGCGGTCGCCCCGCGGTGCCGATCCCGAATCGCTGGCCGAAGATGCCGCGGAGCAGGTGGCAGCCGGCTTCTCGACGCTCAAGCTCATGCCGCTCGAGGACACCGGGCACGTCGTTTCGGCGGACGACGTACGTCGGGCCGTCGAACGCCTCGACGCCGTACGGGAGGCAGTCGGTCCGTCCGTCGACGTCGCACTCGACTTCCACGGCCGCGTGTCGGCACCGGCCGCCAAACGGCTGGTCGACCGCATGGACGCGTACGACCCGCTGTTCGTCGAGGAACCGGTTCTCCCCGAACACACCGAGAGGCTCCCCGAGATCGCGGCGGCGACGACGACGCCGATCGCCGTCGGCGAACGGATCCACTCCCGCGAAGGGTTCAGTCGCGCCTTCGACGGGGGCGGTGTCGACGTCGCCCAGCCGGATCTCTCACACGTCGGCGGGATCACCGAAGCGGTCCGGATCGCCGAGCTGGCCGACGCACGCGACGTGGCGCTCGCTCCCCACTGTCCCCTCGGACCGATAGCGCTCGCGTCGTCGCTGCACGTCGACGCCGTCTCTCGAAACGCGACGGTACAGGAGCAGGTCATCCACAAGGAACGCCTTCGCGACGTCGACGCGTTCGACTACGTCGCGAACCCGGGAGCACTCGGCGTCACGGACGGCGCGTTCGATCTCCCCGAGGCGTCCGGTCTGGGAGTCGAACTCGACGAGGAGGTGTTGTGCGAACGCGCTCGCGAGAACCCGACCGAGAGCAGCCCCGTCTTCCGACGGTCGGACGGAAGCGTCGGCGAGACGTAG
- a CDS encoding glycoside hydrolase family 117 protein → MAPDSTESEATKRFRERDLRYDDENEFDEQFSSSPAVGLGEESGVSRRDPSSVVRVGSTYYVWYTKMEGSPEVGIDSATDELPATSWDLADIWYATSEDGHCWTERGKAVERGGLGFDQRSVFTPDILVESGRYHLFYQAIPDHRYQSTRNVVAMASADSPDGPWEKKSEPVLEAGKGPTEWDRRVLKNHDPGPLKLDDTYLLYYKGEGTPETKGQPSQWRRQWGVALADDPEGPYEKSELNPVTNSGHETHVWRHDGGVAALLTRDGPEKNTIQFAPDGLNFTPKANVQSPPIAGGPYRPEFADGEDVEQMTWGLAHRAWKTWPHIVRFDC, encoded by the coding sequence ATGGCACCCGACTCCACGGAAAGCGAAGCGACGAAACGATTCAGGGAGCGAGACCTGAGATACGACGACGAGAACGAGTTCGACGAGCAGTTCAGCTCCTCGCCCGCTGTGGGGTTAGGGGAGGAATCGGGCGTGAGCCGTCGCGATCCCTCCAGCGTCGTTCGGGTCGGGTCGACCTACTACGTCTGGTACACCAAGATGGAGGGGTCCCCCGAGGTCGGCATCGATTCGGCCACCGACGAGCTGCCGGCGACGTCGTGGGATCTCGCCGATATCTGGTACGCGACGTCCGAGGACGGGCACTGCTGGACCGAGCGGGGAAAAGCCGTCGAACGCGGCGGACTGGGATTCGACCAACGAAGCGTCTTCACTCCCGATATCCTGGTCGAGAGCGGTCGATACCATCTCTTCTATCAGGCGATCCCCGATCACCGATACCAGTCCACCCGGAACGTCGTCGCGATGGCGTCCGCCGATTCGCCCGACGGACCCTGGGAGAAAAAGTCCGAACCGGTCCTGGAGGCGGGGAAGGGGCCGACCGAGTGGGACCGACGGGTGCTCAAGAACCACGATCCCGGGCCGCTGAAGCTCGACGACACGTACCTCCTCTATTACAAGGGGGAAGGAACCCCGGAGACGAAGGGACAGCCGAGCCAGTGGCGACGCCAGTGGGGGGTCGCGCTGGCCGACGACCCCGAGGGCCCGTACGAGAAGTCGGAGCTGAACCCGGTAACGAACAGCGGTCACGAAACGCACGTGTGGCGACACGACGGGGGCGTGGCTGCACTCCTCACTCGTGACGGGCCCGAAAAGAACACGATCCAGTTCGCACCCGACGGGCTGAACTTCACGCCGAAAGCGAACGTCCAGTCCCCGCCGATCGCGGGCGGTCCGTACCGGCCGGAGTTCGCGGACGGGGAAGACGTGGAGCAGATGACGTGGGGGCTCGCCCATCGGGCGTGGAAGACCTGGCCGCACATCGTTCGGTTCGATTGTTGA
- a CDS encoding glycoside hydrolase family 2 protein — protein sequence MTRTVKDLSGSEWRMEKMRPGEGTRQNVHEIPAEMQGPITNWNCGTVPGDVYTDLHRAGELEDPYFGRNMQKAKWAQEYEWWYVRQFNLPEGMEGKEIRLAFEGVDYGCEVWLNGQRLGDHEGMFSAFAFDVTELVEHENWKRGSNMLMVKLNPPPKNYRNVAGGKPNWSGDYFTGITPFGIWRPVLIEATGSVRVDDVRTASAVEGDDAVLTVDTELHNHADTERTVRLEYALEGENFDSERYDGAVEVDVQPGSNAATAEIHVPDADLWWPWDMGEQHLYELDVRLVRDDAVLDSVTEVVGIREVEMATNPGLADDEVDNPWTFVINGEETFLRSACWGGQPSFLYGRNSDEKYEELLAMARDCNINNLRIFGWHPPEIPKFYELCDRLGITVWTNFPFATQVFRDDDAFVDAAVEECLGVVEQRDNHPSNVFWMGGEEVFFTQAHAESNNRNLMETIGENVTEYTADPYGLASPMGDEIGQRMGFKPMEPKHANAHYYSGGRLFMEEYYPSLETAIVPELTAASAPSVESLRKFIPEDELWPMGLSWGYHWADIDNLKGLNIEVFGDTRTESLEEFVEATQVAQGRIFQFALEEYRRRKPRTSGVALCHFITNWPDIKWGIVDYYREQKRSYDYVKRSYQPLLPSLKFTRRRWKPGETFEADLWIVNDLHERYPAATLRWEISDDEAVVASGSLTTSVDPNSARDVGDVAWTLPQEIDGEFAVELELLADDGETMSSNRYTLLVGDQKEAKRRAEKHAEESRERIEEHGRHYHRYFPDQWEVE from the coding sequence GTGACCAGAACCGTCAAGGATCTCAGCGGCAGCGAGTGGCGAATGGAGAAGATGCGACCGGGAGAGGGGACCCGGCAGAACGTCCACGAGATACCGGCCGAGATGCAGGGGCCGATCACGAACTGGAACTGCGGCACCGTGCCCGGTGACGTCTACACCGATCTCCATCGGGCGGGAGAGCTCGAGGACCCCTACTTCGGACGGAACATGCAGAAGGCGAAGTGGGCTCAGGAGTACGAGTGGTGGTACGTCCGTCAGTTCAACCTCCCCGAGGGGATGGAGGGCAAGGAGATCCGCCTCGCCTTCGAAGGGGTCGACTACGGCTGTGAGGTCTGGCTCAACGGTCAGCGTCTGGGCGATCACGAGGGGATGTTCTCGGCGTTCGCCTTCGATGTAACCGAACTCGTGGAACACGAGAACTGGAAGCGGGGGTCGAACATGCTGATGGTGAAACTGAACCCCCCACCGAAGAACTACCGGAACGTCGCCGGCGGAAAGCCGAACTGGTCCGGGGACTACTTCACCGGGATCACCCCGTTCGGGATCTGGCGACCCGTTCTGATCGAGGCCACGGGCTCGGTTCGCGTCGACGACGTCCGGACCGCGTCCGCCGTCGAGGGCGACGACGCGGTCCTCACGGTCGACACCGAACTCCACAACCACGCCGATACCGAGCGGACCGTTCGCCTCGAATACGCTCTGGAGGGCGAAAACTTCGACTCGGAGCGATACGACGGGGCGGTGGAGGTCGACGTGCAGCCGGGCTCGAACGCGGCAACGGCCGAGATCCACGTTCCCGACGCCGACCTGTGGTGGCCGTGGGATATGGGCGAGCAGCACCTCTACGAACTGGACGTCCGTCTCGTGCGGGACGATGCCGTTCTGGACTCCGTCACCGAGGTCGTCGGCATCCGGGAGGTCGAGATGGCGACGAACCCCGGGCTGGCCGACGACGAGGTGGACAACCCGTGGACGTTCGTGATAAACGGCGAGGAGACCTTCCTTCGCTCCGCCTGCTGGGGCGGACAGCCGTCCTTCCTGTACGGTCGGAACAGCGACGAGAAGTACGAGGAACTGCTGGCGATGGCTCGGGACTGCAACATCAACAACCTCCGGATATTCGGCTGGCATCCCCCCGAGATCCCGAAGTTCTACGAACTCTGTGACCGACTGGGGATCACGGTCTGGACGAACTTCCCCTTCGCCACGCAGGTCTTCCGGGACGACGACGCGTTCGTCGACGCCGCCGTCGAGGAGTGCCTCGGCGTCGTCGAACAGCGGGACAACCATCCGTCGAACGTCTTCTGGATGGGCGGCGAAGAGGTGTTTTTCACGCAGGCCCACGCGGAGAGCAACAATCGCAACTTGATGGAGACCATCGGCGAGAACGTCACCGAGTACACGGCCGACCCGTACGGGCTGGCCTCGCCGATGGGCGACGAGATCGGACAGCGCATGGGGTTCAAGCCGATGGAACCCAAACACGCCAACGCCCACTACTACTCCGGAGGGCGGCTGTTCATGGAGGAGTACTACCCCTCGCTCGAGACCGCCATCGTGCCCGAGCTGACGGCCGCGTCCGCACCGTCGGTCGAGAGCCTCCGGAAGTTCATCCCCGAGGACGAGCTGTGGCCGATGGGGCTCAGCTGGGGCTATCACTGGGCGGATATAGACAATCTGAAAGGATTGAACATCGAGGTCTTCGGCGACACGCGCACCGAGTCCCTGGAGGAGTTCGTCGAGGCGACGCAGGTCGCCCAGGGGCGGATATTCCAGTTCGCCCTGGAGGAGTATCGGCGACGGAAACCGCGTACGAGCGGGGTCGCGCTCTGTCACTTCATCACGAACTGGCCGGACATCAAGTGGGGGATCGTCGACTACTACCGGGAGCAAAAGCGCTCGTACGACTACGTCAAGCGGTCCTACCAGCCGCTCCTGCCCAGTCTGAAGTTCACGCGACGGCGCTGGAAGCCGGGCGAGACCTTCGAGGCCGATCTCTGGATCGTCAACGACCTCCACGAGCGCTACCCGGCGGCGACCCTCCGATGGGAGATCTCTGACGATGAGGCGGTCGTGGCGAGCGGATCGCTGACGACCTCGGTCGATCCAAACTCCGCGCGGGACGTCGGTGACGTCGCCTGGACCCTCCCGCAGGAGATCGACGGCGAGTTCGCCGTCGAGCTGGAACTGCTCGCCGATGACGGCGAAACGATGTCCTCGAACCGATACACGCTGCTCGTCGGAGACCAGAAGGAGGCGAAACGTCGCGCGGAGAAGCACGCCGAGGAGAGCCGGGAGCGGATCGAGGAGCACGGTCGTCACTACCACCGCTACTTCCCGGACCAGTGGGAGGTGGAGTGA